GCGCCGGCGCTGCCGACCGGCCTGCCGAGCGACGTGCTGCAGCGGCGCCCCGACGTCGCGTCGGCCGAGCGCGCGATGGCCGCCGCGAATGCGCAGATCGGCGTCGCGCGCGCCGCATATTTCCCGCGCATCATGCTGTCGCCCGATATCGGCTGGGATGCCACGCGCTTCGCCGGCCTGTTCACCGTGCCGGCGTTGCTGTGGTCGGTCGGCGGGTCGCTCAGCCAGCCGCTGTTCGAAGGCGGCAAGCTGAAGGCCGGCGTCGATTTCGCGCAGGCCGGCTATGTCGCCGCGCAGGCCAGCTACCGGCAGACCGTGCTCACCGCGTTCCAGGAGGTGCAGAATGCGGTCACGGGATTGTCGGTGCTCGCCGACGCCGCGCAGCAAGCCTCCGCGGCCGTCGACGACGCGCGCAAGCTCGTGTCGCTCGCGCAGGATCGTTACGCGGGCGGCCTGACGCCGTTCATCGACGTACTGACGGCCCAACAGCAGTTGCTGACGAGCGAGCGACAGGCCGTGCAGATCCAGGGCCAGCGCGCGGCGCTCGTCGTGTTTCTCGCGAAGGCGCTGGGCGGCGGCTGGGATGGCCATGCCGCGGGCGGCCCCGCGCCGGCCGAGGTCGCGACGGCAGCCCCGGCGCCGGCCCCGGCCCCGGCGCACCCGAGCCCTTAACCGGATTACCCGGACAACGGATTCGAACATGAAAGTCCTGATCGTCGAAGACGAACCGAAAGTCGTTGAATACCTGAAGAGCGGCCTGACCGAGGAAGGCTGGGTCGTCGACACCGCGCTCGACGGCGAAGACGGCGCATGGAAAGCCGTCGAATTCGACTACGACGTGGTCGTGCTCGACGTGATGCTGCCGAAGCTGGACGGCTTCGGCGTGCTGCGCGCATTGCGCGCGCAGAAGCAGACGCCCGTCATCATGCTGACCGCGCGCGACCGCGTCGACGACCGCGTGCGCGGGCTGCGCGGCGGCGCCGACGATTACCTCACCAAGCCGTTCTCGTTCCTTGAGCTGATCGAACGGCTGCGCGCGCTGACGCGCCGCGCACGCGTGCAGGAATCGACGCTGATCTCGATCGGCGACCTGCGGGTCGACCTGATCGGCCGCCGCGCCACGCGCGACGGCACGCGGCTCGACCTGACCGCGCAGGAGTTCCAGCTGCTCGGCGTGCTCGCACGGCGCAGCGGCGAGGTGCTGTCGAAGACGACCATCGCCGAACTCGT
This window of the Burkholderia lata genome carries:
- a CDS encoding heavy metal response regulator transcription factor, which gives rise to MKVLIVEDEPKVVEYLKSGLTEEGWVVDTALDGEDGAWKAVEFDYDVVVLDVMLPKLDGFGVLRALRAQKQTPVIMLTARDRVDDRVRGLRGGADDYLTKPFSFLELIERLRALTRRARVQESTLISIGDLRVDLIGRRATRDGTRLDLTAQEFQLLGVLARRSGEVLSKTTIAELVWDVNFDSNANVVETAIKRLRAKLDGPFTDKLLHTIRGMGYVLEAREDGDTERPA